One part of the Streptomyces sp. NBC_01264 genome encodes these proteins:
- a CDS encoding SMI1/KNR4 family protein, with protein MEIEEFEVHLSAARAKRAGLSSPEGFDVFESRVASEAELSEAEETLQAQLPGEYREFMKRHGGGMFLFLDLLPVVASDDQEDDLVRVNVAEFKDGDFVAVAPVGTGDWWGFSVVEGRCANQVDFWDHEDGQVQFAATGFLEFLAYEGLRVGR; from the coding sequence GTGGAGATTGAAGAGTTTGAAGTCCACTTGTCTGCGGCTCGCGCAAAACGCGCTGGCCTGAGCAGTCCAGAAGGCTTCGACGTCTTTGAGTCCCGAGTGGCTTCCGAAGCCGAACTGTCGGAGGCGGAGGAGACTCTCCAGGCGCAGCTCCCTGGCGAGTACAGGGAGTTCATGAAGCGTCACGGCGGAGGAATGTTCCTGTTTCTCGACCTTCTGCCAGTCGTTGCTTCTGATGACCAGGAAGACGACTTGGTGAGGGTGAACGTAGCCGAGTTCAAGGATGGCGACTTTGTCGCCGTAGCCCCGGTCGGCACAGGCGACTGGTGGGGGTTCTCGGTCGTCGAAGGTCGCTGTGCCAACCAGGTTGATTTCTGGGACCATGAGGATGGTCAAGTGCAATTTGCGGCGACCGGGTTCCTTGAATTCCTGGCGTATGAGGGACTGCGCGTAGGGAGATAG
- a CDS encoding polymorphic toxin-type HINT domain-containing protein, protein MIGALLGACQKLSDRGCDPATFIFGNLKSTIETVGFFEGGGIARAKSQVRFGICHSFVPGTDVLMADGSKKNIEDIEVGDTVLATDPESGKDYEKKVLETIRTEDDKDFTELTVATTDGPASIVSTDTHPFWVPELKKWVNAADLQVGLTLHTSTGNQVQITALNQYTKRQRTHDLTINDVHTYYVLAGATPVLVHNCGTTPPGVQCNCAPGTGAGPADAPIRNSGAWTRSDIIRGSLGLRPNQLGDRIEIHHADQMPGAPIHELDQNVHRGVGTDLHRNPHNQGVTKEMRKEDTQLHWWYRSQEQGWGTYSPDHWFDNWPG, encoded by the coding sequence ATGATCGGCGCCCTGCTCGGGGCGTGCCAGAAACTGTCCGACCGCGGCTGCGATCCCGCCACCTTCATATTCGGCAACCTTAAATCGACCATTGAAACGGTCGGGTTCTTCGAGGGCGGGGGGATAGCAAGAGCCAAGAGTCAGGTACGTTTCGGAATCTGCCACTCATTCGTCCCAGGAACCGATGTCCTCATGGCAGACGGCTCCAAAAAAAACATAGAGGACATTGAGGTCGGGGATACCGTCCTTGCCACCGACCCAGAATCGGGAAAGGACTACGAAAAAAAGGTCCTCGAGACCATCCGCACCGAAGACGACAAAGACTTTACTGAACTCACTGTCGCCACCACGGATGGCCCTGCCAGCATCGTTTCCACAGACACCCACCCCTTCTGGGTCCCCGAACTCAAGAAGTGGGTCAACGCCGCCGACCTGCAGGTCGGCCTCACCCTCCACACCAGCACGGGCAACCAGGTACAGATCACTGCGCTCAACCAGTACACCAAGCGCCAGCGCACTCACGACCTGACCATCAACGACGTCCACACGTACTATGTGCTGGCCGGGGCCACACCGGTCCTCGTCCACAACTGCGGTACCACTCCGCCGGGGGTGCAATGCAATTGCGCTCCGGGAACTGGCGCTGGTCCTGCCGATGCCCCGATTCGCAATTCTGGTGCTTGGACTCGCTCTGACATCATCCGCGGCTCGCTTGGGCTTCGCCCGAATCAGCTTGGCGATCGAATAGAGATCCACCACGCGGACCAAATGCCCGGCGCTCCGATTCATGAGCTAGACCAAAATGTCCACCGAGGTGTTGGAACGGATCTCCATCGAAATCCGCATAACCAAGGTGTCACGAAGGAAATGAGGAAAGAAGACACCCAACTGCACTGGTGGTATAGATCGCAGGAGCAGGGCTGGGGCACGTACAGCCCAGACCACTGGTTCGACAACTGGCCCGGATGA
- a CDS encoding IS701 family transposase → MTTYRDAVAVEATVAEKAWGEAFGRAMSVVAGCFVRREARATAAELVTGLLLEVDTRNCWTLGQALGHPGPHRLQHLLSRARFDHDLARREIAGLLAGELAGQEVVLVVDETGDAKSSTDCVGAGRQYSGAIGGVGLCQVAVHLAAVTSTTKMILDRALYLPADWAADEERRQMAGVPEHVTFATKPQQALAMVTDALATGIEARWFAGDEVYCGRELRRGIRALDLGYVVGIPASYQVTDGAGHRREARKLVNRVRPGQWMRRQTGHGTKGTREYDWAWLDVRPDDTPDQNENENENENENGAGAGAGTSVLVARRHRYTGEVSFFRCWAPGDVSLATLVEVICRRWRIEEAFQLGKGFTGLDQGQVTCWNSWMRWSLFSLIAAAVLALTTAAVHEDSEPPPGLVPLTCPELIRLLRALVLPPPARDRDHVLHWIAWRRHHQAVATTRHQQRHHRHDQP, encoded by the coding sequence GTGACGACGTATCGAGACGCGGTGGCCGTGGAGGCCACGGTAGCCGAGAAGGCGTGGGGCGAGGCCTTCGGAAGGGCGATGAGTGTGGTCGCGGGCTGTTTCGTGCGGCGTGAGGCACGGGCGACGGCGGCGGAGCTGGTCACGGGGCTGTTGCTCGAGGTGGACACGCGGAACTGCTGGACTCTCGGGCAGGCGTTGGGACATCCGGGGCCGCACCGGTTGCAGCATCTGCTGTCCCGGGCCCGGTTCGATCACGATCTGGCCCGCAGGGAGATCGCCGGTCTGCTTGCCGGTGAACTCGCCGGGCAGGAAGTGGTGCTGGTGGTGGACGAGACGGGCGATGCGAAGTCGTCCACGGACTGCGTGGGGGCCGGCAGGCAGTACTCGGGGGCGATCGGCGGTGTGGGTCTGTGCCAGGTGGCGGTCCACCTGGCGGCGGTCACCTCGACCACGAAGATGATCCTTGACCGGGCCCTGTACCTCCCGGCGGACTGGGCCGCGGACGAGGAACGCCGCCAGATGGCCGGGGTGCCGGAGCACGTCACCTTCGCGACGAAACCGCAGCAGGCACTGGCCATGGTCACCGACGCACTCGCCACGGGGATCGAGGCCCGCTGGTTCGCGGGCGACGAGGTGTACTGCGGACGCGAACTGCGCCGGGGCATACGCGCGCTGGATCTCGGCTACGTGGTCGGTATCCCGGCTTCGTACCAGGTCACCGACGGGGCCGGCCACCGGCGGGAGGCCCGCAAACTGGTCAACAGGGTGCGGCCCGGGCAGTGGATGCGCCGGCAGACCGGGCATGGCACCAAGGGCACCCGGGAGTACGACTGGGCCTGGCTCGACGTCCGCCCCGACGACACTCCCGACCAGAACGAGAACGAGAACGAGAACGAGAACGAGAACGGGGCCGGGGCCGGGGCCGGGACGAGTGTGTTGGTCGCGCGGCGGCACCGCTACACCGGTGAGGTGTCCTTCTTCCGCTGCTGGGCGCCCGGCGACGTTTCGCTGGCCACGCTGGTGGAAGTGATCTGCCGCAGGTGGCGCATCGAGGAAGCCTTCCAGCTCGGCAAGGGCTTCACCGGACTCGACCAGGGCCAGGTGACCTGCTGGAACTCCTGGATGCGCTGGTCACTGTTCTCCCTGATCGCCGCCGCCGTCCTCGCCCTCACCACCGCAGCCGTCCACGAAGACTCCGAGCCGCCGCCCGGACTCGTCCCGCTGACCTGCCCCGAGCTCATCCGTCTCCTCCGGGCCCTTGTGCTACCCCCACCAGCCCGCGACCGTGACCACGTCCTGCACTGGATCGCCTGGCGGCGCCACCACCAAGCCGTCGCGACCACCCGCCACCAGCAACGACACCACCGCCACGATCAGCCCTGA
- a CDS encoding IS701 family transposase, whose protein sequence is MGWGAGVRTAALIMTWCDATSERDGRFDHGRRAGHDRAFGALSASLSDCFARSESRETFARMTRGMLMELEDVNCWSPAEAIGERGPHRQHHLLSRAVWDEQTVRERTAAWAVDLLDDGDGILIADETGDAKSSTDAVAAARQYSGSVGGEALCQVAVHLTFATAAGHCLIDWRLYFTKEWAGDEERRELTGVPDKLGFASKPQLAARMARAAHQQGISASFFLGDEVYGGRELRTACRELGLGYVVGVRSDRQVTTPAAKLSVTQMAARLPKRAWQRMRTGAGQKGVRDYDWAMIEVTADDTPPHTTATRGRPSCWSAGTATPAPCPTTAASPPGR, encoded by the coding sequence ATGGGGTGGGGTGCGGGCGTGAGGACGGCCGCCCTGATCATGACGTGGTGTGACGCAACATCAGAACGAGACGGCCGCTTCGACCACGGTCGACGGGCAGGCCACGACAGGGCCTTCGGGGCCTTGTCGGCCTCGTTGTCCGACTGCTTCGCCCGCTCCGAGAGCAGGGAGACGTTCGCGCGGATGACGCGGGGCATGCTGATGGAGCTCGAGGACGTCAACTGCTGGAGCCCGGCCGAAGCGATCGGCGAGCGAGGTCCGCACCGCCAGCATCATCTGCTGTCCCGTGCGGTGTGGGACGAACAAACGGTGCGGGAACGGACGGCGGCCTGGGCCGTTGACCTGCTCGACGACGGCGACGGGATCCTGATCGCGGACGAGACGGGGGACGCGAAGTCCTCGACCGACGCGGTGGCCGCGGCCCGCCAGTACTCCGGCTCGGTCGGCGGCGAGGCTCTGTGCCAGGTGGCCGTGCACCTCACCTTCGCCACGGCCGCCGGGCACTGCCTGATCGACTGGCGCCTGTACTTCACCAAGGAGTGGGCCGGCGACGAGGAGCGTCGTGAGCTGACCGGTGTTCCCGACAAGCTGGGCTTCGCGAGCAAGCCGCAACTCGCGGCCCGCATGGCTCGCGCCGCCCATCAGCAGGGCATATCCGCCTCGTTCTTCCTGGGCGACGAGGTCTACGGAGGGCGGGAGTTGCGTACGGCCTGCCGCGAGCTGGGCCTGGGCTACGTCGTGGGCGTGCGCTCCGATCGCCAGGTCACCACCCCGGCCGCGAAGCTGAGCGTGACCCAGATGGCCGCCCGGCTGCCGAAGCGGGCCTGGCAGCGGATGCGGACCGGTGCGGGGCAGAAGGGCGTACGTGACTACGACTGGGCGATGATCGAGGTCACCGCCGACGACACCCCGCCGCACACGACCGCGACGCGGGGACGTCCTTCCTGCTGGTCCGCCGGCACCGCTACACCCGCACCGTGTCCTACTACCGCTGCTTCGCCCCCGGGCCGGTGA